The genomic segment ACTGCCGGTTTTATaccgttttcttttattttaattatttaaaatgctaattaataaattaaatctttttgatattatttaaaataaacttaataattacttatctCGGAAAGATATaacaaaagatataaacaGAAATTAAGAAATCTCAATagataaaactataatttctattttccaGTGAAAAATCACATTGCTAGTAGAATGGTTATTTTTGCAGACGTATAATTATAgaactttgaataattatcaAGTTTATATCTAGAAACATATATTCGTTGACCTATTCACTACTTTGCTTATCCCGTATGTAAGTcgataattcatttttaacttttaactacTTAAAACTATATTATCTAGCAATCTGTGCGCTTAAGTGcaactttataatttgtaagtagaattagataaaattagaCACAAAGTATTATGacatatattaatcataacaagtaaatataatttaaaatttttttcctatttgataaaatgaggtctaataattatattctttctttacaaataaaagtataataaatagatttacaatgtcattttttttcatataaaaagtataaattttatattaatacatttgtatcaaatttttgtttcataataaaaatattataaacgtaatcagtaataaatttttaagtataacgTTCCTATATCTgtagataaaattgtttaagatTGTTTGCTTGCGTGTGATAATATGTTCAATAACTAAATTCTTCCACGTACTTAGAGAAGTTAAGGATTAAACATCAAACGCAATTCCAATTTTGGCAATTCGTCTTTAACGTAGAGACTTTCGTTTgcttttcaagaaataaatcttttgtaCATCATTTCCCAGATGCGAGCTCaccaagaaaaatattattgaacataaataatatctagAAATTAGTAATtctattcttaaaatattacatggttaaaaaatgtttaatgctcaaaaatctattaaaactaatttagtaataagttgtaaaaatctttctttttatagaaaaaatagcaatataacgtacaaaaattattttgtaaacatttaatatattaattaattagataacaATTAAGCTTAAAATTCCATTGTTatgaatttacaaaaatgtatagatattataaaaaacatataaaatgcattgtttaaataaatattgcttttattttgttacaggctataaatatagtaattaatataaaatgttttacaaatcCAGACAAGTCAAATAGGATTAATCAGACACTTTAAAATCTCATTGTCagacaattttaaagaaaactctGATTCGATTTTAGATTTATGTTATTAGGTACAGAGATTTGTCAACgcataacttttatattaagtcattaaaaaactaaatttttataaaagttgtctatttaatattgtaaaatataaaattacgataaaaataactatttgtaactcttaaaaatatttattaaatggcGTTGATTATTAAATGTCAAAGAATTTGTGATTAAAATCTAAAGCAATAGAGACAGATATTGTGAATTGATTACACCGAGGTCAATAGTCTTTTCAGCTTGCATTGATAAACAGATCTGCAGAAGAGTGTGGAGGAATAAGCGAATATGCGTGAGAAAATAATCTTGTCAAAGAagaaggaggagagagagagagagagagagaaaaaagaacgtatattcttaaaataataaataaatattcttaaaataatcttaacaTCTCTTGATTTaattcctaaaaaaaatttaagacaaaAGCGCTACATGTTTTTAATAgtcaacaaaaaataaatgaaaaattgtattagtGGATTTGATTAGATCGATATCATTATaatatgtgttattatttgtaataattttattacctattataatttatgtttactgcatttataattttttacttgtattATATACAAGTTTTCAACACACCTTTttgcaacaatttttataaatattgtaaatatagattctttttgttaaaatttttgtttttacatacagttgttatttatttttttacatttaattttttgaaatcaaAATTCAGCGAGAATTTACGTATAAACATAGTAattgaatagaaaataatatagaattacattattatctttggaataatacaatatgaaaataaatcttcGAAATTTTCCGatacaaacatttttctcttaagCATTAATTGCTATTAAAAGACTGctgataacatttattattgttgGAAAATTGATTCTGGTATATATTTGCATCGATTACATCCATGAATATCGGGTACTTTGAGTAACTGGTCTATCtgtattaattcaaatatataataagttttgAAAAGGCTAATTTTTTAGTGCTAACGTTTatgacttttaattaaatcgacGCAGATCATGAATGTAAATGATAAACCAGTATACTTTTAGTTTACCGGTCGCTTGAAACGTTATTCAGATTAGAGGTGTTTCgtaataatctttatataacCACGTGTTTTTACCCTTTGTTTGCGAAcagaataaatgaaaaatggttgtcacttgattttttaaagaattatttttagtgttattgttttgaaaataattgacaCAGTTCAGTTGAAAAACTCGATTCATTGTTGTTATGTTGAAATCATAGAAGCATTTGATAATAAACGTATCAATAAAGCTGGATATTGATATACGTTAACACCACATGATATACGTAAACAATATCATTCAAatagaaaacataaaatttgattactaAACCTTTACGCTCATTacgtaatatatttcaaatatactttGCTTTAGACAGTAtttcaaataacattaaatttctattcttatcattataaatgtacttacttaattgcttttaatcttttcttttttatttgatattttgtttataaatatttttttctaagatatttctctttcaaaagagtattaaaaaattttatttcttaaacaaaacataaaatgCTTAGAAAGAGTctatacaagatatttaaaaggAGTATAAAAGTGTCAAAAAGACTTTTAAACATCTATGCAAAGCTTATTCTGTagttaaaatttctaatataaaatcttattacaaatgtgatttcttatcttttcttcaaataaaaaatttgtttgtccATAAAAACTAAATGTTATAAGTTCGTTGTTTTGTGAAAAGgcatattttaatcatttaaataaatttagaaaaaagaaaaaatagtttaaaaccATCATAAATATCCATAGCTGTTGATTCATGGATAAAgggacattttttttctattgcaaCAGAGTAAGAACTTAATCGCACGTCGTTACTGATAAAGAGTACCGATACGTTAAAATACGTCAGACTTAAATACGACTGAAATACAATGAAAGATTCATTGCGACATAAAGATGCGTCATGGAGAGTAATAATGCGATTTCCCTTACCGAGATGAACCGCGAGATTGTATCTGTCGAGCGCTTGACCTAGGTGACCCTTCCTCACGAGGATATCACCCTCGTGTCTTGCTCGACTGGCCTCCACTTCTCGTGGCCACCATCTCTCCACGAGTCTTTGCACTAGCACATTCGTTTCACTCACAATAGTAATTTTCACCCCGCACACGCGACAGTTCTTCGACGGGTCCACGCAGTTCCTACAGTACGTATGACCACAACCGGTGGTCACCGGTTGGCAGAGGGTGCCCTCGCACAGAGGACACGCAAAGGATGTCTCGATCCGCCGTCTAAAGTTCGTCCCGACGCCGACCATGTCCTCTAGGAGCGCGCCTCTCGCCAGGTGTTTCAGTCTCTCGGCCGGCACAGGCATCGCGGTTGAGCACCTGGAGTAGATCTCAATGGACTCCCTGATACGACCGCACTTGACCAAGGAGTCACCGTAGCCGAGCAGCACCTCGTAGCTCGATCCTTGCTGCTTCAGGCATCGTTCGTACAGCTCGACCGCCAGGTGGTAGTTGTGAGAGGTGAACGCCTCCTTGGCGAGCTCCGTCATCGCGCTGTTCCTCGTGCGTCACTCTTCGGGAAAGGAAACGGGAGtgttccccccctccccctccccccttcgcGACGGGTCTCTTCTACGAGTAATTCGCGTACGCGCGTACTCGGACGTACTCTCGATAAAACCGCTCGATGCCGGTTTCGCGATGTCAAAGACGACGCACATCTTTCAGAGGCTACGTGCACGGGAATTACGCGGGGTTGCGCGACACCGAGCCACTTGACCCCGGGAACGGTAATGATTCACCCAGGCAGCGGGATTCACCGGAATGTCGCGAGCGACACGCAGAGAGTTTGACAGCTGGGCCATCCACGCGTGCTATGGGTGCTCCGGTTAGCGCGCGTGCGACCGCTCCACACCGCACGCTGGCGCACTGAGGACTGACGCCTCCTCGGCTGTCATCGGTCGGCCGAGCCACTGTCAGAGTCGGGCCGCTCGCTCGGTCGACCGTCAGCAGGGGGATGGTGGTGGTGACGGTGCTGGCGGCGCGGCGGTGGAGAAGTGCAGCCGCCTCCGAGATACGAAGCCAGCGCCACGCGGCTTCGGGTTACAACACACCGCGACAGGGTCTGGAGGTCGTGGAGGGAATTACGGACTACGCTGCACGTACCTCGAGGAGCGTGTTGCCGTTTTACTTATACTGTTGACGGCGTGTCTGCCACGATGCGTAGGTGTTGCTGCCGCACTCCCGACGCCGCTACCCCACCCGACGAGGCGTCGTCGCGCGTCGTGTCACGGCGAAGCTCGTCTCTTTGTCTGTCGAGTGCTCCCTGATCTCCGGCCCTCATTACGAGCAAAGCAAATTGTTATTGTCCTGTGTAATGGTGTGACGCGTGATATCCTTCTATTCGAAGACTTGTGAAGCCTTCCTGTGACCTCTCCtatttttctccttctctttatTACATGCTTTCTTAGGTGTTGATAAGAGGTTTATTGCCTTATGAGTTTTATTGGTCCAGGTGGACAATAGAAATGTGATCGATTCCTTCTTCttaatcctttttttatcttcaaaCCAATCGttgtagaataaataatattgtgcttaattatttttataattcattataatttatgattgtCATCACCCTAATCTCATCTACCCCCCCTATTATAAGGCATAACAAGTCTTCGTTAAattactttcatttttttgtccTTATTTATTGAGATATTTGTGTGTAATGCTACAttaaacatacaattatataaaatagctAATTATATGagataatttatacttaaaactCTTTTCACTTTGTCACTTTCTTCTTTGGGACATGTACTacaatatgttatttaaattttgtcagttataaaataaaattaccatCCACtcaattatacatattgtattaattaaataagagcAG from the Monomorium pharaonis isolate MP-MQ-018 unplaced genomic scaffold, ASM1337386v2 scaffold_198, whole genome shotgun sequence genome contains:
- the LOC118648126 gene encoding LON peptidase N-terminal domain and RING finger protein 3-like — its product is MVGVGTNFRRRIETSFACPLCEGTLCQPVTTGCGHTYCRNCVDPSKNCRVCGVKITIVSETNVLVQRLVERWWPREVEASRARHEGDILVRKGHLGQALDRYNLAVHL